The proteins below are encoded in one region of Campylobacter rectus:
- a CDS encoding peptidoglycan glycosyltransferase FtsW, with protein sequence MQADKWIFYSCVALIAIGVVFSLSLPVFTVLFFNYEPYHFFIRQLIVGVVGIFLMWGISRLDPDKSMVWIGFCLFGFCAIAMGIMHALPSSLVTDAGGAKRWIRLPGFSLAPVEFFKIGFVYFLAWSFARKIDGSKKSLKEEFKLILPYMFLFLIAVYLIAILQNDLGQVVILALTLIVMMLFAGTSKRLFIIGMVAASLIAFVAIFTSEHRILRIKSWWGTVQNMVTSLIPESIAEAIRVEGVPEPYQISHSLNAIKHGGFFGEGLGAGVFKLGFLSEVHTDFVLAGIAEEIGVLGIFIITMLILFLLFRIFRVSSRSENKVYHLFTLGIGLLISFSFLMNSYGITSITPIKGIAVPFLSYGGSSILALCIGIGMVLMVSKKVKDQA encoded by the coding sequence ATGCAGGCGGATAAGTGGATATTTTACTCTTGCGTTGCGCTGATAGCTATCGGCGTGGTTTTTTCGCTCTCCTTGCCCGTTTTTACCGTGCTTTTCTTTAACTACGAGCCTTATCATTTTTTCATCAGGCAGCTCATTGTGGGCGTCGTCGGGATATTTTTGATGTGGGGCATCTCGCGCTTGGACCCGGATAAATCAATGGTCTGGATCGGATTTTGCCTGTTTGGCTTTTGCGCTATCGCGATGGGGATTATGCATGCGCTGCCCAGCTCGCTGGTTACCGATGCGGGCGGAGCCAAGCGCTGGATACGCTTGCCCGGCTTTTCTCTAGCGCCTGTGGAGTTTTTTAAGATCGGCTTCGTTTATTTTTTAGCATGGAGTTTCGCGCGCAAGATCGACGGGAGCAAAAAGAGCCTGAAAGAAGAATTTAAGCTTATTTTGCCCTATATGTTTTTGTTTTTGATAGCCGTTTATCTCATCGCCATCCTTCAAAACGACCTCGGCCAAGTCGTCATTTTAGCGCTTACGCTTATCGTGATGATGCTTTTTGCCGGCACGAGCAAGCGGCTTTTTATCATCGGTATGGTGGCTGCGTCTTTGATCGCTTTTGTAGCCATTTTTACCTCCGAGCACCGAATCTTACGCATAAAATCATGGTGGGGCACCGTGCAAAATATGGTCACCTCGCTCATCCCCGAAAGCATAGCGGAAGCGATACGCGTCGAGGGCGTGCCGGAGCCCTACCAGATCTCGCACTCGCTAAATGCGATAAAGCACGGCGGATTTTTCGGCGAGGGATTGGGAGCCGGCGTGTTTAAGCTCGGCTTTTTGAGCGAAGTGCATACGGACTTCGTGCTTGCCGGCATAGCCGAGGAGATCGGGGTGCTTGGGATATTTATCATCACTATGCTCATTTTGTTTTTGCTTTTTCGCATCTTTCGCGTCTCCTCAAGGAGCGAAAACAAGGTCTATCATCTATTTACTCTGGGCATCGGGCTTCTTATATCGTTTTCGTTTCTGATGAACTCCTACGGCATCACCTCGATCACGCCCATTAAAGGCATCGCGGTACCGTTTCTGAGCTACGGCGGCAGCTCTATTTTGGCGCTTTGCATAGGTATCGGCATGGTGCTGATGGTGAGTAAAAAAGTAAAAGATCAAGCTTAG
- a CDS encoding PAS domain-containing protein, with product MNENKEYFVKEDDFIVSKTDVKGKITYCNQPFLEIVGATQEQLLFKPHDIIRHPDMPRIVFKLLWDRIKAKQEVFAFVKNRSFDGGFYWVFANVTASLDAKGEIIGYHSVRRKPNADGVKFIEGVYKQLLDAEKSGGMKASGKLLEQILADAGMSYDELVHKLQRGQL from the coding sequence ATGAACGAGAATAAGGAATATTTCGTAAAAGAAGATGACTTTATCGTCTCGAAAACCGATGTAAAGGGCAAGATAACCTATTGCAATCAGCCGTTTTTAGAAATCGTCGGCGCGACGCAAGAGCAGCTCTTGTTTAAGCCGCACGACATTATCAGGCACCCGGATATGCCGCGCATCGTGTTTAAGCTGCTGTGGGATCGCATCAAGGCAAAGCAGGAAGTTTTCGCATTCGTCAAAAACAGAAGCTTTGACGGCGGCTTTTACTGGGTATTTGCTAACGTCACGGCGTCGCTGGACGCTAAAGGCGAGATCATCGGCTATCACTCCGTCCGCCGCAAGCCAAACGCAGACGGAGTCAAATTTATCGAAGGAGTGTATAAACAGCTGCTTGATGCTGAAAAAAGCGGCGGCATGAAGGCTTCGGGCAAGCTGCTGGAGCAAATTTTAGCAGACGCCGGTATGAGCTACGACGAACTAGTGCACAAACTGCAGCGAGGACAGCTATGA
- the htpG gene encoding molecular chaperone HtpG, whose product MSEKFEFQTEVNELLNLMIHSLYSNKEIFLRELISNASDALDKLNYLCLTDDAYKSLSYSPRIDIKIDKDKKTLTISDNGIGMDKEGLINNLGTIARSGTKGFLDKLSGQAKKDSALIGQFGVGFYSAFMVADKIEVVSKKALGEEAFMWSSDAKTYEISPAQKDSHGTSITLYLKDDEFAESYRIENIVKKYSNHIPYAIFADKEEYVPPKEGEKEGSYETKNVQINKASALWKMSKSALKDADYNDFYKQISHDSEDPLLYVHTKAEGKIEYTTLFFVPASEPFDLFRVDYQSGVKLYVKSVFISDDAKEMLPPYLRFVRGIIDVEDLPLNVSREILQENSIMRSVKEQSVKKILGELAKLKEKDREKYIKFYKIFGKVIKEGLYGFSSEKEQILDLCLFKSSKREGLVSLKEYKDAMKEGQKSIYYISGNNETMLRNSPLLESFKAEGIEVLIMDEEIDSIVMPMVQDYDKTPIKAVNHTDIDAEIKPEKCQADEGKFAALLTKMKEILKDEVKDVKLSSRLSESAAVIVYDKNDPDYATQMMLKQMGHNAGKILPILEINPKHELFEKLSQNEAMIYDAAELLLDMAKLNEGVAIDDPSAFSKKLTKILLKAI is encoded by the coding sequence ATGAGCGAAAAATTTGAATTTCAAACCGAGGTAAACGAGCTGTTAAATTTGATGATACACTCGCTTTATTCAAACAAAGAGATATTTTTGCGCGAGCTCATCTCAAACGCAAGCGATGCGCTGGATAAGCTAAACTACCTCTGCCTCACGGATGATGCTTACAAAAGTCTAAGCTACTCTCCGCGAATCGATATCAAAATAGACAAGGACAAAAAGACGCTAACCATCAGCGATAACGGCATCGGCATGGATAAAGAGGGGCTGATAAACAACCTCGGCACCATCGCTAGAAGCGGTACGAAGGGCTTTTTGGACAAGCTAAGCGGCCAAGCTAAAAAAGATAGCGCGCTCATCGGACAGTTTGGCGTCGGGTTTTATTCGGCGTTTATGGTCGCGGATAAAATCGAAGTCGTGAGCAAAAAAGCGCTTGGCGAAGAGGCCTTTATGTGGAGCTCGGATGCAAAAACCTACGAAATCTCGCCCGCGCAAAAAGATAGCCACGGCACCTCGATCACGCTTTATCTAAAAGATGACGAGTTTGCCGAGTCTTACCGCATCGAAAACATCGTCAAAAAATACTCCAACCACATCCCGTATGCGATATTTGCGGATAAAGAAGAGTACGTGCCGCCTAAAGAGGGCGAAAAAGAGGGCTCGTACGAGACCAAAAACGTGCAGATAAATAAGGCTTCCGCACTTTGGAAAATGAGTAAAAGCGCGCTAAAAGATGCCGACTACAACGACTTTTATAAGCAAATTTCGCACGACAGCGAAGATCCGCTACTCTACGTTCACACGAAAGCCGAGGGCAAGATCGAATACACTACCCTATTTTTCGTGCCGGCATCAGAGCCGTTTGATTTATTTCGCGTGGATTATCAAAGCGGCGTGAAACTCTACGTTAAAAGCGTATTTATCAGCGACGACGCCAAAGAGATGCTGCCGCCGTATCTTAGATTCGTCCGTGGCATAATCGACGTTGAGGACCTGCCGCTAAACGTCAGCCGCGAAATCCTGCAAGAAAACAGCATAATGCGTAGCGTCAAGGAGCAAAGCGTCAAGAAAATCCTGGGCGAACTAGCCAAGCTAAAAGAAAAAGACAGAGAAAAGTACATCAAATTTTATAAAATATTCGGCAAGGTGATCAAAGAGGGGCTTTATGGATTTAGCAGCGAAAAGGAGCAAATTTTAGACCTTTGCCTCTTTAAATCAAGCAAACGCGAGGGGCTGGTCAGCCTAAAAGAGTACAAAGACGCGATGAAAGAAGGTCAAAAATCGATCTACTACATCAGCGGAAACAACGAAACGATGCTAAGAAATTCGCCGCTTTTAGAGAGCTTTAAGGCTGAAGGCATAGAAGTACTCATCATGGACGAGGAGATAGACTCTATCGTCATGCCGATGGTGCAAGACTATGACAAAACGCCGATAAAAGCGGTAAATCACACCGATATCGACGCAGAGATCAAGCCGGAAAAATGCCAAGCCGACGAGGGTAAATTCGCTGCACTACTAACCAAGATGAAAGAGATACTAAAAGACGAGGTCAAGGATGTGAAGCTAAGCTCGCGCCTAAGCGAAAGCGCTGCCGTCATCGTCTACGATAAAAACGATCCGGATTACGCTACGCAGATGATGCTAAAGCAGATGGGGCATAATGCAGGTAAAATTTTACCGATACTGGAGATAAATCCAAAGCACGAGCTCTTTGAAAAACTCTCTCAAAACGAGGCGATGATCTATGATGCGGCGGAGCTGCTTTTGGATATGGCCAAGCTAAACGAAGGCGTCGCTATCGACGATCCGTCGGCGTTTAGCAAAAAGCTAACTAAAATCTTGCTAAAAGCGATCTAA
- a CDS encoding lysophospholipid acyltransferase family protein: MIFSRAKAAYFAVEFLISILLVILFMWLFKKHIHAVRKFWGRSQRFFGFYSLEVVGSFDERANMIIINHQSMLDIVVLEEVYPKNLCWIAKKEIADLPVIGQIIHIPQMISVERENKRSLIKLVKDAQDRVEKGRVLAIFPEGTRSHSKELLPFKGGAKIIADKLNLKIQPVVIMGSDIMDVKKFSFKNGKIKIICLDLIDTAEPEWLENARAKMQETLDNERQKAAI, translated from the coding sequence ATGATATTTTCTAGGGCAAAAGCCGCGTATTTCGCAGTCGAGTTTCTGATAAGCATACTTTTAGTCATACTTTTTATGTGGCTTTTTAAAAAACACATCCACGCCGTGAGGAAATTTTGGGGCAGGAGTCAGCGATTTTTCGGCTTTTATTCGCTCGAAGTCGTCGGCAGCTTCGACGAGCGCGCAAATATGATCATCATAAACCACCAAAGTATGCTAGACATCGTCGTTTTAGAGGAGGTCTATCCTAAAAATCTTTGCTGGATCGCCAAAAAGGAGATCGCTGACCTGCCCGTCATCGGACAGATCATCCACATACCGCAGATGATCTCGGTCGAGCGCGAGAACAAACGCTCGCTCATCAAGCTCGTAAAAGACGCGCAGGACCGCGTCGAAAAAGGGCGCGTGTTGGCGATTTTCCCCGAGGGGACGCGCTCGCACTCAAAGGAGCTTTTGCCTTTTAAAGGCGGCGCGAAAATCATCGCCGACAAGCTAAATCTAAAAATCCAGCCCGTCGTGATCATGGGCTCAGATATTATGGATGTTAAAAAATTCAGCTTTAAAAACGGCAAAATCAAAATCATCTGTCTAGATCTCATCGACACCGCCGAGCCCGAGTGGCTGGAAAACGCAAGGGCGAAAATGCAAGAAACGCTTGATAACGAGAGGCAAAAAGCGGCGATTTAG
- a CDS encoding UDP-N-acetylglucosamine--N-acetylmuramyl-(pentapeptide) pyrophosphoryl-undecaprenol N-acetylglucosamine transferase has protein sequence MIICGGGTGGHLAVAKALNEELVSRGCKTIFVGSSGGQDKMWFENDDAFSEKFFLPSSGVVDKKGLGKLFSLFNILNLALKCRVIFKARGVKAVVSVGGYSAAPAAFAAIISRTPLFIHEQNAVIGSLNKLLKPLAKGFFSSYFKPVFSYPVAERFFKTARLRSELKTVIFLGGSQGAAAINSLALKLVPTLTQKGVKIIHQCGKNALESLRKEYKKLGIGGDELELFDFDPKIELKMNRADLAVSRAGAGTLWELTANALPSVFVPYPYAANDHQVFNAKFLVDQNLAEFCFQKDGEVDADEMLNLINEMDLKQISSKLAKQIDNDGARKIADEILKNI, from the coding sequence ATAATCATCTGCGGCGGAGGCACGGGCGGACATCTGGCCGTCGCAAAAGCGCTAAATGAGGAGCTGGTCTCGCGCGGATGCAAGACGATATTTGTGGGCTCTAGCGGCGGACAGGACAAGATGTGGTTTGAAAACGACGACGCATTTAGCGAGAAATTTTTCCTACCGAGCAGCGGCGTGGTCGATAAAAAAGGGCTTGGCAAGCTTTTTTCACTTTTTAATATCCTAAATTTAGCGCTCAAATGCCGCGTAATTTTTAAGGCTCGCGGCGTAAAGGCCGTCGTTAGCGTGGGCGGATATAGCGCGGCGCCCGCGGCCTTTGCGGCGATCATCTCGCGCACGCCGCTTTTTATCCACGAGCAAAACGCGGTGATAGGTAGCTTAAATAAGCTTTTAAAACCGCTTGCAAAGGGCTTTTTTAGCTCGTATTTTAAGCCTGTTTTTAGCTATCCCGTAGCGGAGAGATTTTTTAAGACGGCGAGACTTCGCAGCGAGCTAAAAACAGTGATATTTTTGGGCGGTTCTCAGGGTGCGGCGGCGATAAATTCGCTAGCTTTAAAACTAGTTCCGACTCTAACGCAAAAAGGCGTAAAAATCATCCATCAATGCGGCAAAAACGCGCTTGAGAGCTTGCGTAAGGAGTATAAAAAGCTGGGTATCGGCGGCGATGAGCTCGAACTTTTCGACTTTGATCCTAAAATAGAGCTTAAGATGAACCGCGCCGATCTGGCGGTGAGCCGCGCAGGGGCGGGCACACTGTGGGAGCTCACGGCAAATGCGCTGCCTAGCGTTTTCGTGCCTTATCCTTACGCCGCAAACGATCATCAGGTTTTTAACGCGAAATTTCTCGTGGATCAAAATTTGGCCGAATTTTGCTTCCAAAAAGACGGCGAAGTGGATGCGGATGAGATGTTAAATTTGATAAACGAGATGGATTTAAAGCAAATTTCAAGCAAACTTGCTAAACAGATAGATAATGACGGCGCTAGAAAAATCGCGGATGAAATTTTAAAAAATATTTAA